The nucleotide sequence TTTGCCTTCTGCACCATGGCAGCGGAAAGAATTCGAACGTTGTCGGCCGCTTTTGTAACTAATGCGTCTTGCACTTTATATATCCTCTCTCTAGTTTTAGAACGATGAGCCGTTCCAAATTTTGAGCCAAATTTAGTTTTTTAACACCACTCTTCAAGGTGAACAAACCTATTTGTACATTAAAATGTAAAGAAAGGTACTTTCCCCGCCATTAAGCTACACATTTGAACAGGAAATTCGGTAAAAAACGTCAAAAATCAGCGAAAAAGTCGTTGGTTGAACTCTATTTCGAAGCCTGCATAGGAAGAGGAAATCTTTCGAAGGGCGGTGCACAAACCATCAGTTTTCCCCTGGTACGGGTAATTTCGACAGACTTTCAATTCAGGTGCGCGGGACCGGATTTCATCGATGATTACGTCTGCAATTTCTTTCTCCAAGGGGCGACTAGGATCATAAAGGACTCCCACATCGGCATTTCTTTCTTTTCCGTCCAGCACAGGCGTAAAACTGTGTATCGCCAAATGGAAAATGGGCTTTTCCGACGATCCAACAAAATTTTCCAGGGAATCTCGATAATCCAGGTAGTAAGCGAAAGCCTTTTTTCGCAAGGCATAATATTTAGCTACAGTGCGGTCATCAGCCAACGGAGCTGGAGCGCAATGTTCCCAAAACTCGCTGAAAACACTTTTATTCCAAAGGCTACGATTCAGGTCTATAAACAGCCTGCTGTATCTTCCTGCAGAATAGAAATCCGGTTTCAATTTCCTCACCAAGGCGTCATAAAGTTCCACCGCCCCAATATCGTATCCACGATGGGTATTCAGAATTTCCCGGGGAATTTCCAAATTACGGGCAAAGGAAGGAATGTCGTTGCGAGCATGTTCGCAAGTAACGATCAACTTAAAATCATCAAACATATGTGTCCCGGAGAACCTTACTCCACGTCGTACAAAGTATTTTCTGCAAGGCAACGGGCCAAGCGACCGTATTCGCAAACAAAATCGTCACGTCCCGGATTTGCCCCAACGTTTTTCACCAGGGCGCTGGCGAGAGTCCCGCGGTTGAACATTTTCTGGAGAAGAGTCAGAGAGTGGGCGGAAATCTTGGACTGAACTTTTGCGGTGATTTTCTTGATGAGTTCGCCTGCCGTGATTTCGGAAGCTTCGATACCGAAGGCTAGCAGGAAGTTCTTGTCGCGAATGATCGTCTTTTCGGCGAAGCGGGTGGTGTCCAGCAAGATTTTTGCGAGGGCTTCCGTCTCCAGCTTTTTCACACGGTTCAATGCGAAGGAAGAATCCAGCCCGGTGAAAGCTCCTTCGGTAAGACCCTTCAGCACCGCCACTTCCCATTCAGCGATGGCGATGTCGGCGTCGGGGCATTCCTGAATGTCCACCAGACGGATTTCCACGGCACCCCGGTCAAAGCGGGCGATGGCGCCACGACTATTGAGGAAAAAATGATTCAGCAAATGCTCCGGATCGTGGGGAGCGATATCCGCCTTCACCTTCTCGAAAATCTGCT is from Fibrobacter sp. and encodes:
- a CDS encoding N-formylglutamate amidohydrolase, translating into MFDDFKLIVTCEHARNDIPSFARNLEIPREILNTHRGYDIGAVELYDALVRKLKPDFYSAGRYSRLFIDLNRSLWNKSVFSEFWEHCAPAPLADDRTVAKYYALRKKAFAYYLDYRDSLENFVGSSEKPIFHLAIHSFTPVLDGKERNADVGVLYDPSRPLEKEIADVIIDEIRSRAPELKVCRNYPYQGKTDGLCTALRKISSSYAGFEIEFNQRLFR